One segment of Streptomyces sp. TG1A-8 DNA contains the following:
- the arsB gene encoding ACR3 family arsenite efflux transporter produces the protein MTPTEPTTARSQGAGPAGDDSIVKKLSTLDRYLAVWIVLAMAVGLGLGRVVPGMNDALAKIEIGGISLPIALGLLVMMYPVLAKVRYDKLDRVTGDKKLMVSSLVINWIVGPAVMFALAWIFLPDLPEYRTGLIVVGLARCIAMVIVWNDLACGDREAAAVLVALNSVFQVLAFGLLGWFYLDLLPRWMNLGDGQGLDVSVRHIALNVAVFLGIPLLAGFLTRRIGEQKLGRTDYEAKFLPRIGPWALYGLLFTIVVLFALQGKTITSRPLDVVRIALPLLVYFAVMFFGAFLLGKGLGLAYDRTATLALTAAGNNFELAIAVAIATFGITSGQALSGVVGPLIEVPVLIGLVHVALAWRKEFAPGAVTTAP, from the coding sequence GTGACCCCCACCGAGCCCACCACCGCCCGCTCCCAGGGCGCCGGCCCGGCCGGGGACGACTCGATCGTCAAGAAGCTCTCCACCCTCGACCGCTACCTCGCGGTGTGGATCGTGCTGGCCATGGCCGTCGGACTGGGACTGGGCCGGGTCGTCCCGGGCATGAACGACGCGCTCGCGAAGATCGAGATCGGCGGGATCTCCCTGCCGATCGCGCTCGGCCTGCTGGTCATGATGTACCCGGTCCTCGCCAAGGTCCGCTACGACAAGCTCGACCGCGTGACCGGCGACAAGAAGTTGATGGTCTCCTCGCTGGTCATCAACTGGATCGTCGGGCCGGCGGTGATGTTCGCGCTGGCGTGGATCTTCCTGCCGGACCTGCCCGAGTACCGCACCGGACTGATCGTCGTCGGCCTGGCCCGCTGCATCGCCATGGTCATCGTCTGGAACGACCTCGCGTGCGGAGACCGCGAGGCCGCTGCTGTGCTCGTCGCGCTGAACTCGGTGTTCCAGGTCCTCGCGTTCGGCCTGCTGGGCTGGTTCTACCTCGACCTGCTGCCGCGCTGGATGAATCTCGGCGACGGCCAGGGGCTGGACGTGTCCGTGCGGCACATCGCACTGAACGTCGCCGTCTTCCTCGGCATCCCGCTGCTGGCCGGCTTCCTCACCCGCCGCATCGGCGAGCAGAAGCTCGGCCGTACCGACTACGAGGCGAAATTCCTGCCGAGGATCGGCCCGTGGGCGCTGTACGGGCTGCTGTTCACGATCGTCGTCCTCTTCGCCCTGCAGGGTAAGACCATCACCTCCCGGCCGCTGGACGTCGTGCGGATCGCGCTGCCGCTGCTGGTCTACTTCGCGGTCATGTTCTTCGGCGCCTTCCTCCTCGGCAAGGGACTCGGCCTGGCCTACGACCGCACCGCGACCCTCGCCCTCACCGCGGCGGGCAACAACTTCGAGCTGGCCATCGCGGTCGCCATCGCCACCTTCGGTATCACCTCCGGCCAGGCCCTGTCCGGCGTCGTCGGACCGCTCATCGAAGTGCCGGTCCTCATCGGCCTGGTGCACGTCGCGCTCGCCTGGCGAAAGGAGTTCGCCCCTGGCGCGGTGACGACGGCCCCGTGA
- a CDS encoding HisA/HisF-related TIM barrel protein, giving the protein MTASAVNTAVDTEPWLSLNGREFHSRLILGIEQYTDPALVADVLRAGSCDVFITTFDLEQTRPSLLMSDLDEAVELDDYVWIGTTSFARSRKDALLTARRLRESYGIDIMKLDVRPSDNLPHNAQTVTAAAELMAEGFEVLPFILPDPATASALEEAGCCAVRIMCSPVASAKGVVDERAVRETMAAVSVPVILEGGLGTPAQVVRAMELGADAVLVNTAVAQAPEPARLATSMRLAVEAGRLAADQGLIGPFDK; this is encoded by the coding sequence ATGACCGCGTCTGCCGTCAACACCGCTGTGGATACCGAACCCTGGCTCTCCCTCAACGGTCGTGAATTCCACTCCCGCCTCATTCTCGGTATCGAGCAGTACACCGACCCCGCCCTGGTCGCCGACGTCCTGCGGGCCGGCTCGTGCGACGTCTTCATCACCACCTTCGATCTGGAGCAGACCAGGCCGAGCCTGCTGATGTCGGACCTGGACGAGGCGGTGGAGCTTGACGACTACGTGTGGATCGGGACCACGTCCTTCGCCCGCTCCCGGAAGGACGCCCTGCTCACCGCACGCCGACTGCGCGAGTCCTACGGGATCGACATCATGAAGCTCGACGTCCGGCCCTCGGACAACCTGCCGCACAACGCCCAGACGGTCACGGCGGCGGCGGAACTGATGGCGGAGGGGTTCGAGGTCCTGCCGTTCATCCTGCCCGACCCCGCTACGGCCAGCGCGCTGGAGGAGGCCGGCTGTTGCGCCGTACGGATCATGTGTTCGCCCGTGGCCAGCGCCAAGGGTGTGGTGGACGAGCGTGCGGTGCGCGAGACCATGGCTGCCGTGTCCGTCCCGGTGATCCTGGAAGGCGGTCTGGGCACTCCCGCTCAGGTCGTCCGTGCGATGGAACTCGGCGCTGACGCCGTGCTGGTCAACACCGCGGTCGCACAGGCCCCCGAGCCCGCCAGACTCGCTACGTCCATGCGGCTGGCGGTGGAGGCGGGGCGGCTCGCGGCCGACCAGGGCCTGATCGGTCCGTTCGACAAGTAA
- a CDS encoding TerC family protein: protein MLEVPLWLWGAFAATVVVSLAVDLLAHRTAHVIGFREAAAWSGVWVGLALVFAAVVFLVLGTTAGTEYTTAWLLEKSLSVDNLFVFAVIFAYFKVPRAYQHRVLFFGVMGALVFRGIFLSLGVAVVSRFTAVLFAFAAVLFYSAYKLLKDEEDSFDPGKSFALRLLRRIVPVRDEYAGMRFFVKEAGRRVATPLLAVVAAIEAADLIFAVDSVPAVLAVSDDAFIVYTSNAFAILGLRALYFMLAGLLDRFHYLNKGLAVILAFIGVKLIFQASHKLISPGIPEIPSPVSLAVIVVVLAASIVLSLRRPVPPHPAPAGVEEEEPQPNIKE from the coding sequence ATGCTCGAGGTCCCGCTCTGGCTTTGGGGAGCGTTCGCCGCGACGGTGGTGGTGTCGCTGGCGGTGGATCTGCTGGCCCACCGCACCGCGCATGTCATCGGTTTCAGGGAGGCCGCTGCATGGAGCGGCGTGTGGGTGGGGCTGGCTCTGGTCTTCGCCGCCGTGGTCTTCCTGGTCCTCGGCACGACGGCCGGCACCGAGTACACCACCGCGTGGCTGTTGGAGAAGAGCCTGTCGGTGGACAACCTCTTTGTCTTCGCCGTGATCTTCGCCTATTTCAAGGTGCCCCGTGCCTACCAGCACCGTGTGCTGTTCTTCGGCGTGATGGGCGCGCTGGTCTTCCGCGGGATCTTCCTCTCCCTCGGGGTCGCCGTCGTCAGCCGCTTCACCGCAGTGCTGTTCGCGTTCGCCGCGGTCCTCTTCTACAGCGCCTACAAGCTCCTCAAGGACGAAGAGGACAGCTTCGACCCGGGAAAGAGCTTCGCACTGCGGCTGCTCCGCAGGATCGTCCCGGTTCGGGACGAGTACGCGGGCATGCGGTTCTTCGTCAAGGAAGCGGGAAGGCGCGTGGCCACCCCGCTCCTGGCGGTGGTCGCCGCCATCGAGGCGGCCGACCTGATCTTCGCCGTCGACAGCGTGCCTGCCGTGCTCGCCGTCAGCGACGACGCCTTCATCGTGTACACCAGCAACGCGTTCGCCATCCTGGGGCTGCGTGCCCTGTACTTCATGCTCGCGGGCCTGCTGGACCGTTTCCACTACCTGAACAAGGGCCTCGCGGTCATCCTCGCCTTCATCGGCGTCAAACTCATTTTCCAGGCGTCCCACAAGTTGATCAGCCCCGGCATCCCGGAGATCCCCTCACCGGTCAGCCTCGCGGTCATCGTCGTCGTGCTGGCCGCGTCCATCGTCCTCAGCCTGCGGCGGCCCGTGCCGCCGCATCCTGCGCCCGCCGGGGTTGAAGAGGAGGAACCACAACCTAATATTAAAGAATGA
- a CDS encoding NAD(P)H-binding protein — MLVTGATGRVGRVVIDRLLDAGVPVRALTHRSEAAATLPAKVEVFTGDLTVPGTLDPALNGAGAVFLVWTAPPRTAAAVVDRLAANVRRVVFLSSPHQTPHPFFQQPNPMAVLHADIERLIAATGLESTIIRPGMLASNSLAWWAPAIRAGEVVRWPHGAAETAPVDDRDVAAVAARMLHQDGCVGGDHVLTGPESLTQAAQVGVIGDVLGRRIAFEEMTPDEFRSLSEGAAPGPVVDMLLAAWSAAVGQPAYVTTAVADILETAPRTFRRWAADHATAFTEGS; from the coding sequence GTGCTCGTAACCGGGGCGACGGGCCGGGTCGGCCGTGTCGTCATCGACCGGCTCCTCGATGCGGGCGTGCCGGTCCGTGCCCTCACCCATCGCTCCGAGGCGGCGGCGACGCTGCCGGCGAAGGTCGAGGTCTTCACCGGCGACCTCACTGTGCCCGGGACGCTCGACCCCGCATTGAACGGCGCCGGGGCGGTCTTCCTCGTCTGGACCGCCCCGCCTCGGACCGCCGCGGCGGTCGTCGATCGACTGGCGGCCAATGTGCGGCGGGTCGTCTTCCTCTCCTCCCCGCACCAGACGCCGCACCCCTTCTTCCAGCAGCCCAACCCCATGGCGGTGCTACACGCCGACATCGAGCGGCTCATCGCGGCCACCGGACTCGAGTCGACGATCATCCGGCCGGGGATGCTCGCGTCGAACTCGCTGGCCTGGTGGGCGCCCGCGATCCGGGCCGGCGAGGTCGTCCGGTGGCCTCACGGCGCTGCCGAGACGGCACCGGTCGACGACCGCGACGTCGCAGCCGTCGCGGCGCGCATGCTCCACCAGGACGGATGCGTCGGGGGCGACCACGTCCTCACGGGCCCCGAATCGCTGACCCAGGCTGCGCAGGTGGGCGTCATCGGCGACGTCCTGGGTCGCCGGATCGCCTTCGAGGAGATGACGCCGGACGAGTTCCGGAGCCTGTCGGAGGGTGCGGCGCCCGGCCCGGTCGTCGACATGCTGCTCGCCGCGTGGAGCGCGGCGGTCGGACAGCCCGCGTACGTCACCACTGCGGTGGCCGACATCCTCGAAACGGCGCCGCGAACGTTTCGCCGGTGGGCCGCCGACCACGCCACCGCGTTCACGGAGGGTTCGTGA
- a CDS encoding amidinotransferase, whose translation MEEIIVGRLDGATIPSSHPVVTCNIPPWAARLQGLAAGFRYPHKLIEQAQQELDQFIALLRSLDITVRRPDAVEHRRPFGTPDWSSRGFCNTCPRDSLLVIGDEIIETPMAWPCRYFETHSYREILKDYFRRGARWTAAPKPQLTDALFEADFRAPGEGEPMRYILTEFEPVFDAADFVRAGRDLFVTRSNVTNRMGIDWLRRHLGPGYRIHEIESRCRTPMHIDTTFVPLAPGKVLVNPEHVDVDRLPAILDSWDVLTAPEPTPISERLLRITSMCGKWLSMNVLMIDAERVIAERHHTGMLHALERWGFEPIPCDFLHYAPFGGSFHCATLDVRRRGPLPSHAD comes from the coding sequence CTGGAGGAAATCATTGTCGGACGACTCGACGGGGCGACGATTCCCTCCAGCCATCCGGTGGTGACGTGCAACATTCCGCCGTGGGCGGCGCGGCTGCAGGGGCTTGCCGCCGGCTTCAGGTACCCGCACAAGCTGATCGAGCAGGCGCAGCAGGAGCTGGACCAGTTCATCGCGCTCCTGCGGTCCCTGGACATCACGGTCAGGCGCCCGGACGCGGTGGAGCACAGGCGACCCTTCGGTACCCCCGACTGGTCGTCGCGAGGGTTCTGCAACACCTGCCCACGTGACAGCTTGCTCGTGATCGGCGACGAGATCATCGAAACTCCGATGGCCTGGCCGTGCCGGTACTTCGAGACCCACTCCTACCGCGAAATCCTCAAGGATTATTTCCGGCGTGGAGCGCGCTGGACGGCAGCCCCCAAACCGCAGCTCACCGACGCATTGTTCGAAGCGGATTTTCGCGCCCCCGGAGAAGGTGAGCCCATGCGCTACATCCTCACCGAGTTCGAGCCGGTCTTCGATGCAGCGGATTTCGTGCGCGCCGGACGCGACCTGTTCGTGACCCGGAGCAACGTCACCAACCGCATGGGCATCGACTGGCTCCGACGCCACCTGGGGCCCGGTTACCGCATCCACGAAATCGAGAGCCGCTGCCGCACACCCATGCACATCGACACGACGTTCGTCCCGCTCGCCCCTGGCAAAGTACTGGTGAACCCCGAACACGTCGACGTGGACCGCCTGCCCGCCATCCTGGACTCCTGGGACGTTCTGACCGCCCCCGAACCCACCCCGATCAGCGAACGCCTGCTCAGGATCACGTCGATGTGCGGAAAGTGGCTCAGCATGAACGTCCTCATGATCGACGCCGAACGAGTGATCGCGGAAAGGCATCACACCGGCATGCTGCACGCACTCGAGCGATGGGGATTCGAGCCGATCCCGTGCGATTTCCTGCACTACGCGCCGTTCGGCGGCTCGTTCCACTGCGCGACACTCGATGTCCGGCGTCGCGGCCCCCTGCCCTCGCATGCCGATTGA
- a CDS encoding inorganic phosphate transporter, whose protein sequence is MRVRVIAAVAGHHCGRHLHSGGRRITTTLGRRIVHLGPPRGFAAETAAAAVLYTTAFLLKAPFPTTQTITAAILGAGATRRASAVRWQVVRSILTAWILAFPGAGLPSAAAYLILQRRHRPVTRAGGRPCPRHPEPDCRTVFRRPPVSPVCTPTAASA, encoded by the coding sequence GTGCGCGTCCGGGTAATCGCCGCTGTGGCCGGTCACCATTGCGGCCGGCACCTGCACAGTGGCGGACGCCGCATCACCACCACCCTGGGCCGGCGCATCGTCCACCTCGGTCCTCCGCGCGGCTTCGCCGCCGAGACCGCAGCCGCAGCCGTCCTCTACACCACCGCGTTCCTGCTCAAAGCCCCCTTTCCCACCACCCAGACCATCACCGCCGCCATCCTGGGCGCCGGTGCCACCCGGCGCGCCTCAGCCGTACGCTGGCAGGTGGTGCGCTCCATCCTCACCGCCTGGATCCTCGCCTTCCCAGGGGCCGGACTGCCCTCAGCGGCGGCCTACCTCATCCTGCAACGCCGTCACCGGCCTGTGACTCGCGCAGGAGGCCGACCATGCCCACGCCACCCCGAACCGGACTGCCGGACGGTCTTCCGGCGCCCGCCCGTTTCGCCCGTCTGCACCCCGACGGCGGCGTCTGCCTGA
- a CDS encoding HAD family phosphatase has translation MQFSAVLFDMDGVLVDTDRAIADLWHRLASDSGLVLSDGDLKAHAFGCAPEHTVETLFAPLTEQDRAEVLARVRAAEPDLACEPVPHATDLVRALAAADVPLALVTGASTVRASRALDTLGLAGLFDTTVTWGEAARGKPAPDCYLLAARRLGLPAAECLVFEDTSSGVRAATAAGATCLGVSRGDRGALRSSGARHAVPGFEAVSFRGNPAGAVLTVADAEEFCLRSTAHQLDPVGEPGRSGSATEGSSLL, from the coding sequence GTGCAGTTCTCTGCCGTGCTGTTCGACATGGACGGTGTCCTCGTCGATACCGACCGGGCCATCGCCGACCTGTGGCACCGGTTGGCCTCGGACTCCGGACTGGTACTCAGCGACGGTGACTTGAAGGCCCATGCGTTCGGCTGTGCTCCCGAGCACACCGTGGAGACGCTCTTCGCTCCGCTGACGGAGCAGGACCGGGCCGAGGTGCTGGCACGGGTGCGTGCGGCCGAGCCGGACCTGGCGTGTGAGCCGGTTCCGCACGCCACCGACCTGGTGCGGGCACTGGCCGCCGCGGATGTCCCGCTGGCCCTGGTCACCGGCGCCTCAACGGTCCGTGCCTCACGGGCGCTGGACACACTGGGGCTGGCGGGCCTGTTCGACACCACGGTGACCTGGGGCGAGGCGGCCCGCGGCAAGCCCGCGCCGGACTGCTACCTGCTCGCCGCGCGCCGCCTGGGCCTGCCTGCCGCCGAGTGCCTGGTCTTCGAGGACACCTCCAGCGGGGTGCGAGCAGCCACTGCTGCCGGCGCCACCTGCCTCGGAGTGAGCCGCGGCGATCGGGGAGCCCTGCGTAGCAGCGGCGCCCGCCACGCCGTGCCGGGCTTCGAGGCGGTGTCCTTCCGTGGCAACCCGGCCGGTGCGGTGCTCACCGTGGCGGACGCCGAGGAGTTCTGCCTGCGCTCCACCGCGCACCAGCTTGACCCTGTCGGGGAGCCTGGACGGTCGGGCTCAGCTACCGAGGGCTCGTCACTGCTTTGA
- a CDS encoding helix-turn-helix transcriptional regulator has translation MLTSVDPDVIRVLGDPLRLKIVTLLACETLCTTHLVEETGARQTNLSNHMKVLREAGIVETEPCGRFTYYKLKPEVLTGISQQFAELAASARTAAENKRACP, from the coding sequence ATGCTGACTTCAGTCGATCCTGATGTGATCCGGGTGCTGGGCGATCCGCTCCGCCTGAAGATCGTGACCCTGCTGGCGTGCGAGACGCTCTGCACGACGCACCTGGTCGAGGAGACCGGAGCCAGGCAGACCAACCTGTCCAACCACATGAAGGTGCTGCGCGAGGCCGGGATCGTGGAGACCGAGCCGTGCGGCCGTTTCACCTACTACAAGCTCAAGCCCGAGGTCTTGACCGGGATCTCCCAGCAGTTCGCCGAGCTCGCCGCCTCTGCCCGCACCGCCGCCGAGAACAAGAGGGCCTGCCCGTGA
- a CDS encoding arsenate reductase ArsC: MADKPSVLFVCVHNAGRSQMAAAWLTHLAGDRVEVRSAGSHPGDRVNPAAVEAMAEVGIDISQETPKILTIDAVRESDVCITMGCGDTCPVFPGKRYLDWKLEDPAGRGVEAVRPIRDEIKGLVQGLIAEIAPAEPETTA, from the coding sequence ATGGCCGACAAGCCGTCCGTCCTGTTCGTCTGCGTCCACAACGCCGGCCGCTCCCAGATGGCCGCCGCCTGGCTGACCCACCTGGCCGGAGACCGCGTCGAGGTCCGCTCCGCCGGCTCCCACCCCGGTGACCGGGTCAATCCGGCCGCCGTCGAGGCCATGGCCGAGGTGGGCATCGACATCTCCCAGGAGACGCCGAAGATCCTCACCATCGATGCGGTCCGCGAGTCGGACGTCTGCATCACCATGGGCTGCGGCGACACCTGCCCCGTCTTCCCCGGCAAGCGCTACCTCGACTGGAAGCTCGAGGACCCGGCCGGCCGGGGCGTCGAGGCCGTCCGCCCGATCCGCGACGAGATCAAGGGCCTCGTCCAGGGCCTGATCGCCGAGATCGCCCCGGCCGAGCCGGAGACGACGGCGTGA
- a CDS encoding inorganic phosphate transporter, with product MGIALGYTLHALILWTFRRATPRRTTRHFRMAQTVSAAAMGLGHGLQDARKTMGVIVLALVTAGRQDDSPCASG from the coding sequence GTGGGCATCGCCCTCGGTTACACACTGCACGCGCTCATCCTGTGGACGTTCCGCCGCGCCACGCCCCGCCGCACGACCCGGCACTTCCGCATGGCGCAGACCGTCTCCGCCGCTGCCATGGGTCTGGGCCACGGGCTGCAGGACGCACGGAAAACCATGGGTGTGATCGTGCTCGCCCTGGTCACAGCAGGCCGGCAGGACGACTCGCCGTGCGCGTCCGGGTAA
- a CDS encoding DUF4396 domain-containing protein, with protein sequence MNHSTHHSGTVHDHADLHGRAAHRGPAGASWSTAAKATLHCLTGCAIGEILGMVIGTALMWGNVPTMALAIVLAFVFGYSFTFFTVRRAGLDFKTAIKVTLAADTVSVAVMELVDNGIIALVPGAMDAHLSDHLFWTSLLGGFAVAFLLTTPVNKWMIGRGKGHAVVHAHH encoded by the coding sequence ATGAACCACAGCACGCATCACTCCGGCACCGTGCACGACCACGCCGACCTTCACGGCCGGGCCGCACACCGCGGCCCCGCCGGTGCCTCGTGGTCGACGGCGGCGAAGGCCACGCTGCACTGCCTGACCGGCTGCGCCATCGGCGAGATTCTCGGCATGGTCATCGGCACCGCCCTGATGTGGGGCAACGTGCCCACCATGGCCCTGGCCATCGTCCTGGCGTTCGTGTTCGGCTACTCCTTCACGTTCTTCACCGTCCGCCGCGCCGGCCTGGACTTCAAGACCGCCATCAAGGTCACGCTCGCCGCCGACACGGTCTCCGTTGCCGTGATGGAACTCGTCGACAACGGCATCATCGCCCTGGTTCCCGGAGCCATGGACGCCCACCTGTCCGACCACCTGTTCTGGACCTCGCTCCTGGGCGGCTTCGCCGTGGCCTTCCTGCTCACCACCCCGGTCAACAAGTGGATGATCGGCCGGGGGAAGGGTCACGCGGTCGTCCACGCCCACCACTGA
- a CDS encoding ISAs1 family transposase: MPAPPSSRTPLCLRQLGDTSGPSPVETAADLRNHLAAVPDPRGRRGIRHPWAALLAAAAAAVVAGAAPVTAIAEWVADAPQRVLALLGFRPDPLTGLIRPPHATTIPLVLAAAHGDAPDRAIGDFPQERTAPAAGRRVISVDGKTLRGSCTAQCLAVALIAAMTRSGQALAQRQVDGKSNEIPAFAPLLDGTDPTGAAVTADALHTQHDHATYPHEREAHDLAAAKRNHPALHESVRRLPWRDVRLDPYERGRGHHREKIRRPKSAAFAHLDHPYARQALQVVRWRRKLGTGEPTIERIHPVTSLPPGAATGSAPAAWTRGHRHTENQLHHVRDRTLREDAPKIRTRHLPRVMAGLRNLGVGAHRQDGHTNTAAALRHTARDRLRPLTALGPT, encoded by the coding sequence ATGCCTGCGCCCCCGTCTTCCCGCACGCCCTTGTGCCTGCGGCAACTGGGGGACACCTCCGGCCCTTCCCCGGTGGAGACGGCAGCTGACCTGCGGAATCATCTGGCCGCGGTGCCTGACCCACGAGGACGCCGCGGCATCCGTCACCCATGGGCGGCCCTGCTCGCCGCGGCGGCCGCCGCCGTTGTGGCCGGCGCCGCCCCAGTCACAGCGATCGCAGAGTGGGTCGCCGATGCGCCGCAGCGCGTCCTGGCCCTACTCGGGTTCCGGCCCGACCCGCTGACCGGCCTGATCCGGCCGCCCCACGCCACGACCATCCCTCTCGTCCTGGCCGCCGCGCACGGCGACGCCCCGGACCGGGCCATCGGCGACTTCCCTCAGGAACGCACGGCCCCGGCCGCAGGACGACGGGTCATCAGCGTCGACGGCAAGACACTGCGCGGCTCTTGCACCGCGCAGTGTCTTGCCGTTGCCCTGATCGCCGCGATGACCCGCAGCGGCCAGGCCCTCGCCCAGCGACAGGTCGACGGCAAGAGCAACGAGATCCCCGCCTTCGCCCCGCTTCTGGACGGCACCGACCCGACCGGGGCCGCTGTCACCGCGGACGCCCTGCACACGCAGCACGACCACGCCACCTACCCGCACGAACGCGAAGCGCACGACCTGGCCGCGGCCAAACGGAACCACCCCGCTCTCCACGAAAGCGTCCGGCGCCTGCCCTGGCGAGACGTTCGCCTGGACCCCTACGAACGCGGACGGGGCCACCACCGCGAGAAGATCCGCCGTCCGAAGTCGGCCGCGTTCGCGCACCTCGACCACCCATACGCCCGCCAGGCCCTCCAAGTCGTGCGCTGGAGACGAAAGCTGGGCACGGGCGAACCGACGATCGAGCGGATCCACCCGGTCACGAGCCTGCCGCCCGGCGCGGCCACCGGCAGCGCACCCGCCGCCTGGACCCGCGGCCACCGGCACACCGAGAACCAGCTCCACCACGTCCGCGACCGCACCCTCCGCGAGGACGCCCCGAAAATCCGCACCCGCCACCTGCCCCGCGTCATGGCCGGCCTGCGCAACCTCGGCGTCGGCGCCCACCGCCAGGACGGCCACACCAACACCGCCGCCGCCCTCCGCCACACCGCCCGCGACCGCCTGCGGCCCCTCACCGCCCTCGGGCCGACCTGA
- a CDS encoding helix-turn-helix transcriptional regulator codes for MSNAKVLPLLEPADGQGAAPCCPPLAERPMTAQEAETAARMFKALGDPVRLRLFSAVASHEGGEACVCDISDVGVSQPTVSHHLKKLKEAGLLTSERRGTWVYYRVEPSVLAAMGQLLAGASATA; via the coding sequence ATGTCGAATGCGAAGGTGCTGCCGCTTCTCGAGCCGGCCGACGGTCAGGGCGCGGCGCCGTGCTGCCCGCCGCTGGCCGAACGCCCGATGACCGCCCAGGAGGCCGAGACCGCCGCGCGGATGTTCAAGGCGCTCGGGGACCCGGTCCGCCTGCGGTTGTTCTCCGCCGTGGCCTCACACGAGGGCGGCGAGGCGTGCGTGTGCGACATCTCCGACGTCGGCGTCTCCCAGCCCACCGTCTCCCACCACCTGAAGAAGCTCAAGGAGGCCGGGCTGCTCACCTCCGAGCGGCGCGGCACCTGGGTGTACTACCGCGTCGAGCCGTCCGTGCTGGCCGCCATGGGCCAACTGCTGGCAGGTGCCTCGGCCACGGCATGA
- a CDS encoding NAD(P)-binding domain-containing protein: protein MNAPATAELPVVVIGAGPVGLAAAAHLIDRGVEPLVLEAGSTAGAAVREWSHVRLFSTWGEVVDPAAGKLLAPAGWTRPDPATYPSGGDWVDLYLQPLADILGDRVRLGATVTGVSRAGRDRIVDADREQQPFVVHVAHADGREERVFARAVIDASGTWATPSPAGGSGLPALGEKAAADRITYRVPDLKDPAVRARYAGKHTAVIGSGASALTALADLANSDNGAGTKGVWILRRGISGSTFGGGEADRLPARGALGLAAKAAVDAGHADAVTGFRTEAIERADDGRLILVGEDGHRLDAVEEVVVLTGFRPDLSFLDELRLGLDERLQAPAALAPLIDPNQHSCGTVSPHGHRELSHPETGVYLVGMKSYGRAPTFLAMTGYEQVRSIAAAIAGDLESADRAELTLPETGVCGGAGVFDTP, encoded by the coding sequence GTGAACGCGCCCGCCACCGCCGAGCTGCCCGTTGTCGTGATCGGGGCCGGCCCCGTCGGCCTGGCCGCCGCCGCCCACCTGATCGACCGGGGCGTCGAGCCCCTGGTCCTGGAAGCCGGCTCCACCGCTGGCGCCGCGGTGCGCGAGTGGTCGCACGTGCGCCTGTTCTCCACCTGGGGCGAAGTCGTCGACCCGGCCGCCGGAAAACTCCTCGCCCCCGCCGGCTGGACACGCCCCGACCCGGCCACCTACCCCTCCGGCGGCGACTGGGTCGACCTCTACCTGCAGCCGCTCGCCGACATCCTCGGCGACCGCGTCCGTCTCGGCGCGACGGTCACCGGTGTCTCCCGGGCCGGCCGGGACCGCATCGTGGACGCCGACCGCGAGCAGCAGCCGTTCGTCGTGCACGTCGCCCACGCCGACGGCCGCGAGGAGCGCGTCTTCGCCCGCGCCGTCATCGACGCCTCCGGTACCTGGGCCACGCCCAGCCCGGCCGGCGGCAGCGGCCTCCCGGCGCTCGGCGAGAAGGCCGCCGCAGACCGAATCACCTACCGCGTCCCGGACCTGAAGGACCCCGCTGTCCGCGCCCGGTACGCGGGCAAGCACACCGCCGTGATCGGCTCCGGTGCCTCCGCCCTCACCGCCCTCGCCGACCTCGCCAACTCCGACAACGGCGCGGGAACGAAGGGCGTGTGGATCCTGAGGCGGGGCATCTCGGGCTCCACCTTCGGCGGCGGTGAAGCCGACCGGCTCCCCGCCCGCGGCGCCCTGGGCCTGGCGGCAAAGGCCGCCGTCGACGCCGGCCACGCGGACGCGGTCACCGGGTTTCGCACCGAGGCAATCGAGCGGGCGGACGACGGCCGTCTGATCCTGGTCGGCGAGGACGGGCACCGTCTGGACGCGGTCGAGGAGGTGGTCGTGCTGACCGGCTTCCGCCCCGACCTGTCCTTCCTGGACGAGCTGCGCCTGGGCCTGGACGAGCGACTCCAGGCGCCCGCCGCGCTCGCGCCGCTGATCGACCCCAACCAGCACTCCTGCGGCACCGTCTCCCCGCACGGCCACCGCGAGCTCTCCCACCCGGAGACGGGTGTGTACCTGGTCGGCATGAAGTCCTACGGCCGCGCCCCGACCTTCCTTGCGATGACCGGCTACGAGCAGGTCCGCTCGATCGCCGCCGCCATCGCCGGGGACCTCGAGTCCGCCGACCGCGCGGAACTCACCCTGCCCGAGACCGGAGTCTGCGGCGGCGCCGGAGTGTTCGACACCCCGTGA